Below is a genomic region from Pseudomonadota bacterium.
GAGCCAACGGGCACCATGTTGCAGTCGATCAGCTCGCTCGGGGTGTGGATGCCCGTTTGTACATTGCTGCGCGCGGTGATTTCGGTGAGCCTAGCCGGGGCTGGATCGACGCAGGGGCTTGGCGCCTGAGGCGGACCCGGCGCCGGCGCTGTCCCGCCCCCGATGGGGCCGCCGCTCGGGCCGCCGCCGCCAGCCAACGCACCGCCCGTACCGCCAGGGCTGCCAACCCCCGCTACACCAGCGCCGCCGACCGTGGCTCCGCTGCCGATGGCGAAACCGGCGCTGCCTGGCGCAGGAGCACCCGTGGCCGCAGGATCGCCTGCGCGGGTGGCTGGCGATGGGTCTGCGCCATGCCCGGGGGAGCAAGCGGCCATCGTACTCGCGATGGCAAGGAGCGCCGTCACGCGAGCACCTCGTGTATGCGAAGGCGGCGCAACGCCGCTGGACGGGATGGATCGAAATCGAAAGGGCAATGCGATGCTGCCCGGACGCCTTGCTTGGCTGACGCCTGCCGAGCAACCTTTGGCTCCCGAGAGTCTGGGGGCGGGGTCCAGCACGGACATTCCACCCCAAAATAGCACGTGCCAAGGATCGCACCAATCGCGCCCTGCGGCGTACACGAATCGACAAGAGGTCCACGGATGCACTGGTCGCCGATCCGGGCCCCGGAGCCGGTCCTCGCCGGCCCTGGGGCCGATTCCGGAACCCGGACCGCACTTGTGATCCGTGGTACTTGACGTGTTAGTGTGCCGCAAGAGCGTAAGGTGTCGGTCAAGACAACATGGTCAGGTCGGCTTTGAGGCGCCCGGCCAGCAAGGCGCGCTGTCGCGCGAATACTCCCGGTATGCGAAGGCGGCGCAACACCGCTGGACGGGATGGATCGAAATCGAAGTGGCGACGTCATGCTGGCCCGACGCCTGAGCGCGTCCTGTTGTTCGGGGCCTGGCTGCTGCTAGCCCCGGCCGGCTGCTCGACCCCGGAAGAATCCAAGCGTTCCAGCACCGGACGCGTGCGTCACGCCTCCGATAAGGCGAGCCCGGCCGTGCCACGAACGCCCGTCCCGCCACGGTCTTCCACGGCGCTGCATGGCAGACCCCCCAACGTCGTGCTGATCGTGCTCGACACCGTGCGTGCGGACCACCTTAGCAGCTACGGATACCATCGCAGGACGACACCCAACCTCGATCGATTCGCTTCTCGAGCCACACGCTACCGCAACGCAGTTAGCAGCTCGGCGTGGACGCTGCCCAGTCACGCCTCGATGTTCACCGGCCTGGCGCCGTACCAGCATGGCGCCCATCGCACCAAGGGGCGCAGCGGGGCGGCAAGGCATCGCAGCGGTGGAACCAAGATCCCGCGCGAAAACAGCCTGCCCTACGACGGCCGCCATTCGACGCTGGCCGAGGCCCTCGGTCAGGCGGGTTACACAACCGCGGCATACTGTGCCAACGACGGTTATCTCAGTCGGCGTTGGGGGTTGGCGCGAGGGTTTCAGAAGTACGTCGCCAAGCGCGTACCCGCCCGCACGCTGACGGCCCGTGCGCTCGCATGGATCGGCCGCCAAGCGAGCGACGTGCCCTACTTCTTGTTTCTCAACTACATGGACACG
It encodes:
- a CDS encoding sulfatase; this translates as MPRTPVPPRSSTALHGRPPNVVLIVLDTVRADHLSSYGYHRRTTPNLDRFASRATRYRNAVSSSAWTLPSHASMFTGLAPYQHGAHRTKGRSGAARHRSGGTKIPRENSLPYDGRHSTLAEALGQAGYTTAAYCANDGYLSRRWGLARGFQKYVAKRVPARTLTARALAWIGRQASDVPYFLFLNYMDTHREYSTVPPRPDIVGYAVEVRSTPNLLALRRAVFP